Proteins from a genomic interval of Archangium lipolyticum:
- a CDS encoding acyl-CoA dehydrogenase family protein yields MKQQLLPRLARGEVIGAFGLSEPGAGTDISAISTEATLATDSVTVSGAKTWISFGRDAGVFLVFARSARGPCACIVEAGSPGVGIEPVDGMLGFRAARLATLRFDACQVPAQRLVGRPGFGLSMVALDALNQGRLCIAWASCGAQRACLTATIRHVSERRTSRGTLGDEPSVRSAICDMRLQLEASQALVLAATAALARRDGDAPQRLMAAKLFASAGSARTAARAVELLGAVGCSSRTPVARHFRDSKVLEIIEGANDMLRTFLGERYIAEKE; encoded by the coding sequence TTGAAGCAGCAACTGCTGCCCCGCCTCGCTCGAGGCGAAGTGATCGGCGCGTTCGGGCTGTCCGAGCCCGGCGCCGGCACCGACATCAGTGCCATCAGCACTGAAGCGACGTTGGCGACCGATTCCGTCACGGTGTCCGGGGCCAAGACATGGATCTCCTTCGGCCGCGACGCTGGCGTGTTCCTGGTCTTCGCCCGTAGCGCACGCGGACCCTGTGCCTGCATCGTCGAGGCTGGCTCCCCCGGTGTCGGGATCGAACCGGTCGACGGGATGCTCGGATTCCGTGCGGCGCGTCTCGCGACGCTTCGCTTCGATGCCTGCCAGGTCCCCGCGCAGCGGCTCGTCGGCCGCCCTGGCTTCGGCCTCAGCATGGTGGCGCTCGACGCATTGAATCAGGGGCGCCTGTGCATTGCATGGGCGAGCTGCGGTGCTCAGCGTGCCTGTCTTACCGCGACCATCCGACATGTCAGCGAGCGGCGGACGTCGCGCGGTACGCTCGGCGACGAACCCAGCGTTCGCAGCGCCATCTGCGACATGCGGCTCCAGCTCGAAGCGTCGCAGGCGCTGGTGCTCGCCGCCACTGCCGCCCTGGCGCGGCGTGACGGCGACGCTCCGCAGCGGCTGATGGCGGCCAAGCTCTTCGCCTCGGCCGGCAGCGCGCGCACGGCGGCGCGCGCCGTCGAGTTGCTCGGGGCAGTCGGCTGCAGCTCGCGCACCCCCGTCGCCCGTCACTTTCGCGATTCGAAGGTCCTCGAGATCATCGAGGGGGCGAACGACATGCTGCGGACCTTCCTCGGCGAGCGCTATATCGCCGAGAAAGAATGA
- a CDS encoding 2OG-Fe(II)-dependent halogenase WelO5 family protein — protein MRNLSPVARDSSWDVLAAQELDRDSWQRLLRHEIPAVVIRGFATPEECNRLVERAQVIGFQSYEKVVPPIDRIGVTVFEHNGSDVSGYFEKAKGFQALQGEIFAQSFSPVERLMSRLRQALGVPVQVAADPKHGTYCAGLIRRIENGTLLHIDFAPAEQPEWWVAQVQSQLAWNLYLELDPVSPGKTYVYDRAWTSADETLKVPGTYGYQRSVVEGAKKYTLKPTKGDVYIFNTRNFHEVDPSGGRRTTVTSAIGTLPDGRIVLWS, from the coding sequence ATGAGAAATCTTTCGCCGGTCGCGCGCGACTCCTCTTGGGATGTTCTCGCTGCCCAAGAGCTTGACCGGGACTCCTGGCAGCGGCTCCTTCGACACGAGATCCCCGCGGTTGTCATTCGCGGCTTCGCCACGCCGGAGGAGTGCAACCGTCTCGTCGAGCGGGCGCAGGTGATTGGATTCCAATCGTATGAGAAGGTCGTGCCGCCGATCGACCGGATTGGCGTGACGGTGTTCGAGCACAACGGCTCGGACGTCTCGGGCTACTTCGAGAAGGCCAAGGGCTTCCAGGCGCTCCAGGGCGAGATCTTCGCGCAATCATTCTCTCCGGTCGAGCGCTTGATGAGCCGGTTGCGTCAGGCGCTCGGGGTGCCGGTCCAGGTCGCCGCCGATCCAAAGCACGGTACCTACTGCGCGGGCCTCATCCGCCGCATCGAGAATGGGACGCTGCTCCACATCGACTTCGCCCCCGCCGAGCAACCGGAGTGGTGGGTGGCACAGGTCCAGTCACAGCTCGCCTGGAACCTCTACCTCGAGCTCGACCCGGTGAGCCCTGGCAAGACGTACGTCTATGATCGCGCATGGACATCCGCGGATGAAACCCTCAAGGTGCCGGGCACGTACGGGTACCAGCGCTCGGTCGTCGAGGGCGCGAAGAAGTACACTTTGAAGCCCACGAAGGGCGACGTGTACATCTTCAATACGCGGAACTTCCACGAGGTCGATCCGAGCGGCGGTCGTCGCACCACCGTGACCTCGGCGATCGGCACCCTCCCCGACGGCAGGATTGTTCTCTGGTCGTGA
- a CDS encoding zinc-binding dehydrogenase, producing the protein MSAPHFCTAAVMHGADRPVELQRFSAPELEPGGVLLETIFSEVCGTDVHLSHSRLAGVPYPIIPGHVSVGKVLDVRGEPRDVDGRPVRIGSTVTFLDVVETCNACWFCLVAKMPNRCPSRRVYGVTYSAKEGLYGGWSQLIYLKPGVSILEVPPTLKAERVIAGGCALPTAIHAVDTARIKLGDRVLVQGAGPVGLSAAVLSLLSGAGAVYIVDRHEVRLTMAREFGVDEAISLDATGSNSHVDRVLALTDGRGVDVTIEATGAPAAVKDGIHMTRDGGRYVIVGHYTDHGEVGINPHTEINRKHIEIRGVWGVDFSHFYRMLRILDRHGAKVAGGKGWEHMVSRIYGLDEVNQALADVESGRIVKGLIRPNSP; encoded by the coding sequence GTGAGCGCACCCCACTTCTGCACTGCGGCGGTCATGCACGGCGCTGACCGCCCCGTTGAACTCCAGCGCTTCTCCGCACCCGAGCTCGAGCCGGGCGGGGTCCTGCTCGAGACGATCTTCTCCGAGGTATGCGGGACTGACGTTCACCTGTCACACAGCCGGCTCGCCGGTGTGCCCTACCCGATCATCCCCGGCCACGTCTCCGTCGGAAAGGTCCTGGACGTGCGCGGCGAGCCGCGCGATGTCGACGGCCGGCCCGTGCGCATCGGGTCCACGGTCACGTTCCTCGACGTCGTCGAGACCTGCAACGCCTGCTGGTTCTGCCTGGTCGCCAAGATGCCGAACCGCTGCCCTTCACGGCGCGTCTACGGCGTCACCTACTCGGCGAAGGAAGGTCTGTACGGCGGCTGGTCGCAGCTCATCTACCTCAAGCCCGGGGTCTCCATTCTCGAAGTTCCGCCGACGCTCAAGGCGGAGCGGGTGATCGCAGGCGGCTGCGCGCTGCCGACCGCCATCCACGCCGTCGACACGGCGCGCATCAAGCTCGGGGATCGCGTGCTGGTCCAGGGTGCGGGTCCGGTCGGGCTGAGCGCGGCCGTCCTGTCCCTCCTGTCTGGCGCGGGCGCGGTCTATATCGTCGACCGTCACGAGGTGCGGCTCACGATGGCCCGAGAGTTCGGGGTCGATGAGGCCATCTCGCTCGACGCAACGGGTTCCAACAGCCACGTGGATCGCGTTCTCGCGCTCACCGATGGACGCGGTGTGGACGTCACGATCGAGGCCACCGGCGCTCCCGCGGCGGTCAAGGACGGAATCCACATGACCCGCGACGGCGGGCGCTACGTGATCGTCGGGCACTACACCGATCACGGCGAGGTGGGGATCAACCCCCACACCGAAATCAATCGGAAGCACATCGAGATCCGCGGCGTGTGGGGCGTGGACTTCAGCCACTTCTACCGCATGCTTCGCATCCTCGACCGGCACGGCGCGAAGGTCGCCGGTGGCAAGGGCTGGGAACACATGGTCAGCCGCATCTACGGCCTCGACGAGGTCAATCAGGCCCTGGCCGACGTCGAGTCCGGTAGAATCGTGAAGGGACTCATCCGCCCCAATTCCCCCTGA
- the proC gene encoding pyrroline-5-carboxylate reductase, translated as MTADPIEAVPSQRPALGFIGGGVMAEALIAAVTEGGLAAPGTILVGEVNEERRRVLRERHGVQVTADNLAAAAAELVVLAVKPQHLGAVLQQLHGRLPSDTLVVSIIAGARLQTLCEGLGHPLVVRAMPNTPARVRMAVTFWIASPGLGKPALLRVRSLLGALGTEVEVAAEAGVELATGLAGPMPAFVFLLIEAFIDAGVALGLPRDQATLATVESMRGSLELLHRTQESPAALRQQVTSPGGATLAGLKVLDSAGVREAMSAAVRAVHERALELGQLPVDPSKRG; from the coding sequence ATGACGGCCGATCCGATTGAAGCTGTGCCCTCGCAGAGACCCGCCCTGGGCTTCATCGGCGGTGGTGTGATGGCCGAGGCGTTGATCGCGGCCGTCACCGAGGGGGGCTTGGCCGCACCCGGCACGATCCTCGTCGGAGAGGTGAACGAGGAGCGTCGCCGTGTGCTCCGCGAGCGGCATGGCGTCCAGGTGACCGCGGACAACCTCGCGGCGGCAGCCGCGGAGCTCGTCGTGCTGGCCGTGAAGCCGCAACACCTGGGTGCCGTCCTTCAGCAGTTGCACGGGCGGCTCCCGAGCGACACCCTCGTCGTCAGCATCATCGCGGGCGCGCGCCTTCAGACCCTGTGCGAGGGGCTCGGACACCCGCTCGTCGTTCGCGCAATGCCAAACACCCCCGCGCGCGTCCGCATGGCGGTCACCTTCTGGATCGCGAGCCCGGGCCTCGGCAAGCCGGCTCTGCTGCGCGTCCGCTCACTGCTGGGCGCACTCGGCACCGAGGTGGAAGTCGCCGCCGAGGCCGGCGTGGAGCTCGCGACGGGCCTCGCCGGGCCCATGCCCGCTTTCGTCTTTCTTCTGATCGAGGCGTTCATCGACGCCGGCGTCGCCCTGGGGCTGCCCCGCGATCAGGCCACCCTGGCGACCGTGGAGAGCATGCGCGGAAGCCTGGAGCTGCTGCATCGCACCCAGGAGTCCCCGGCCGCCCTGCGCCAGCAGGTCACGAGCCCCGGTGGCGCGACTCTGGCCGGCTTGAAGGTGCTCGACAGCGCGGGCGTCCGCGAGGCGATGAGCGCAGCGGTACGCGCGGTGCACGAGCGCGCGCTGGAGCTCGGTCAGCTTCCGGTCGATCCCTCCAAGAGAGGCTGA
- a CDS encoding TIGR02266 family protein: MDQDRRTTDRKAVGLLVKLKHTDISSFVEEFAVNISPGGMFIRSREPQPVGTPVKFEVRIAEGVRVMRGAAVVRWVRPPEDLSGPPGMGIQFTELEPASQALVDRMLQRKGEAQAQAQAQAQRAPARTPPPVAIPPVSPVRPSAVVPVVPPVPGIPSVAPVSPGTPIPRPVSAARPVEPPAPPPPPPITAVDIPIDELVFSTPPPPAAPAPAAKPPARPVGGGQEFDWDLSAAAMPGPTPQPASPAPQPAPIAQRGSAVELELEASDDDEPLEFARPVAGQSMRRPPAKKPAPPAAPAPVARPVTPAAVPAPAPAPISAPAAAKPAALPPEPKSSPGQVRTVFLTPPTSIEGKGPVIGIDLGTTNSCVAVVTNNKPTVLRSREGYNTIPSVVSLTTQGKLLVSHRAKSQVLLRPDQTIYGAKRLVGRPFDSAVVNQVRERFHYEIVPDARGRAAVRMGEHVLSLEEVQGIILRECKELAEQHLGQKVERAVVTVPAYYSEPQREAVRRAGWMAGLKVERILNEPTSAALAYGLNREMAKKVLVYDMGGGTFDATILRIDGNVFEVLSTGGDIFLGGMDFDSILVDLLLERFQQQEKVAFQGDRIALSRVTDAAERAKVALSESSTYEVHIPMLMMGEGGQPHDLHVTLTRAEMERACMPLVMRTLDVVRDVLLDAKLRPGEIDDILLVGGQSRMPLVREKLKEVFGKPPHAGVNTDEAVALGAALYSSAVDKVSSVVLIDVLPMTIGVAMPGGGFTRVIERNTPLPAQRSFAISTTRDNEEVMELSIFQGEDNHISANEYLGTVRLEGLPKGPKGSVRVAVTLRLDSECVLHVNALEYSTRKEMKATLATRYTPEELRQRLNVASDAARAAEERRGQDLKERSGRFWGFLKKVVGKG; this comes from the coding sequence ATGGATCAGGATCGGCGCACGACGGATCGCAAGGCCGTGGGCCTGCTGGTGAAGCTGAAGCACACGGATATCAGCAGCTTCGTCGAGGAGTTCGCCGTCAACATCAGCCCCGGGGGCATGTTCATCCGCTCGCGCGAGCCGCAGCCGGTGGGCACGCCCGTGAAGTTCGAGGTGCGCATCGCCGAGGGGGTGCGGGTGATGAGGGGCGCGGCGGTGGTGCGGTGGGTGCGTCCGCCCGAGGACCTGTCCGGGCCTCCGGGGATGGGCATCCAGTTCACGGAGTTGGAGCCCGCCTCCCAGGCGCTCGTGGACCGGATGCTGCAGCGAAAGGGCGAGGCACAGGCGCAGGCGCAGGCGCAGGCTCAGCGGGCGCCGGCCAGGACGCCGCCGCCAGTGGCCATTCCGCCGGTCTCGCCGGTGAGGCCGTCGGCCGTGGTGCCGGTGGTGCCTCCGGTGCCGGGAATTCCCTCCGTGGCGCCGGTCAGCCCGGGGACGCCGATTCCCCGGCCCGTCTCCGCGGCCCGGCCGGTCGAGCCGCCCGCGCCTCCGCCACCGCCGCCGATCACCGCCGTCGACATCCCCATCGACGAGCTCGTCTTCAGCACGCCGCCTCCACCCGCCGCTCCCGCTCCCGCCGCGAAGCCGCCCGCGCGCCCGGTGGGAGGGGGGCAGGAGTTCGACTGGGACCTCTCGGCGGCGGCCATGCCCGGGCCCACGCCCCAGCCGGCCTCCCCCGCGCCCCAGCCTGCGCCCATCGCCCAGCGAGGGAGCGCGGTGGAGCTCGAACTGGAGGCCTCCGACGACGATGAGCCGCTCGAGTTCGCCCGGCCGGTGGCGGGGCAGTCCATGCGGAGGCCTCCGGCGAAGAAGCCCGCTCCGCCCGCCGCACCTGCCCCGGTAGCCCGTCCGGTGACCCCAGCCGCCGTTCCGGCTCCGGCCCCCGCGCCAATCTCCGCGCCGGCCGCGGCGAAGCCCGCCGCGCTGCCCCCCGAGCCCAAGAGCTCGCCGGGTCAGGTGCGCACCGTCTTCCTCACGCCGCCCACGAGCATCGAGGGCAAGGGCCCGGTCATCGGAATCGATCTGGGCACCACGAACTCGTGTGTGGCGGTGGTGACGAACAACAAGCCCACCGTGCTGCGCTCGCGCGAGGGCTACAACACCATTCCCTCGGTGGTGTCGCTCACGACGCAGGGCAAGCTGCTGGTGAGTCACCGCGCGAAGAGCCAGGTGTTGCTGCGTCCGGACCAGACCATCTACGGAGCGAAGCGGCTGGTGGGGAGGCCCTTCGACAGCGCGGTGGTGAACCAGGTGCGTGAGCGCTTCCACTACGAGATCGTCCCCGACGCGCGAGGCCGGGCGGCGGTGCGGATGGGGGAGCACGTGCTGTCGCTGGAGGAGGTGCAGGGCATCATCCTTCGCGAGTGCAAGGAGTTGGCGGAGCAGCACCTGGGGCAGAAGGTGGAGCGGGCGGTGGTGACGGTGCCGGCGTACTACTCGGAGCCGCAGCGCGAGGCGGTGAGGCGGGCGGGGTGGATGGCGGGGCTGAAGGTGGAGCGCATCCTGAACGAGCCGACGTCGGCGGCGCTGGCGTACGGGCTGAACCGGGAGATGGCGAAGAAGGTGCTCGTCTACGACATGGGAGGCGGCACGTTCGACGCGACGATCCTGCGCATCGACGGGAACGTGTTCGAGGTGCTGTCCACGGGAGGAGACATCTTCCTGGGGGGCATGGACTTCGACAGCATCCTGGTGGACCTGTTGCTGGAGCGCTTCCAGCAGCAGGAGAAGGTGGCGTTCCAGGGAGACCGGATCGCGCTGTCGCGGGTGACGGACGCGGCGGAGCGGGCGAAGGTAGCGCTCTCGGAGAGCAGCACGTACGAGGTCCACATCCCGATGCTGATGATGGGCGAGGGGGGACAGCCGCACGACCTGCACGTGACGCTCACGCGCGCGGAGATGGAGAGGGCGTGCATGCCGCTGGTGATGCGCACGCTGGACGTGGTGCGGGACGTGCTGTTGGACGCGAAGCTACGGCCTGGGGAGATCGACGACATCCTGCTGGTGGGAGGACAGAGCCGGATGCCGTTGGTGAGGGAGAAGCTGAAGGAGGTGTTCGGCAAGCCGCCGCATGCGGGGGTGAACACGGACGAGGCGGTGGCGTTGGGCGCGGCGCTGTACTCGAGCGCGGTGGACAAGGTGAGCAGCGTGGTGCTCATCGACGTGCTGCCGATGACGATCGGGGTGGCGATGCCGGGAGGGGGGTTCACGCGGGTCATCGAGAGGAACACGCCGTTGCCGGCGCAGCGTTCGTTCGCGATCTCCACGACGCGAGACAACGAAGAGGTGATGGAGCTGTCCATCTTCCAGGGAGAGGACAACCACATCTCGGCGAACGAGTACCTGGGGACGGTGAGGCTGGAGGGATTGCCGAAGGGGCCGAAGGGGTCGGTGAGGGTAGCGGTGACGCTGCGGCTGGATTCGGAGTGCGTGCTGCACGTGAACGCGCTGGAGTACTCGACGCGGAAGGAGATGAAGGCGACGTTGGCGACGCGCTACACGCCGGAGGAGCTGAGGCAGAGGCTGAACGTGGCGTCGGACGCGGCGAGAGCGGCGGAGGAGCGTCGAGGGCAGGATCTGAAGGAGCGTTCGGGGCGATTCTGGGGCTTCCTGAAGAAGGTCGTGGGAAAGGGCTGA